One stretch of Candidatus Bipolaricaulota bacterium DNA includes these proteins:
- a CDS encoding NifB/NifX family molybdenum-iron cluster-binding protein: MRVIAATNRGGLDDTISPVFGRCPTFTVVDVEDGRIVSHEVVQNPYAGAMGGAGIQAAQLVINRGAQMVLAGSFGPNAANVLSQGGVQMIQAQGTVEEQAIEAAAGRLTPATAPAAGGFVGGMGMGRGMGRGMGRGMGRGMGMMAPPPPPPPPGGPAPDPSGLAEELRKLTSKLDEISARLDRLEKG, encoded by the coding sequence ATGAGGGTTATTGCAGCGACAAACCGCGGTGGACTGGACGACACGATCTCCCCGGTGTTCGGGAGGTGCCCGACGTTCACCGTGGTCGATGTTGAAGACGGAAGGATAGTATCGCACGAAGTGGTTCAGAACCCCTACGCCGGCGCGATGGGCGGAGCCGGGATCCAGGCGGCGCAGCTCGTGATCAATCGCGGGGCGCAGATGGTCCTTGCCGGTTCATTCGGGCCGAATGCCGCGAATGTCCTCTCCCAGGGAGGGGTGCAGATGATACAGGCACAGGGCACGGTCGAGGAGCAGGCCATCGAGGCCGCTGCCGGCCGCCTGACCCCAGCGACCGCTCCTGCTGCCGGAGGGTTCGTCGGCGGGATGGGGATGGGACGCGGCATGGGTCGCGGGATGGGACGAGGAATGGGACGTGGTATGGGGATGATGGCCCCTCCTCCCCCGCCACCCCCTCCTGGTGGTCCGGCGCCCGATCCGAGCGGTCTGGCGGAGGAGCTGCGAAAGCTGACGAGCAAGCTGGATGAGATCAGCGCGCGGCTCGACCGGCTCGAGAAGGGG
- a CDS encoding DUF5320 domain-containing protein, which yields MGHGWRNMYYLTGMPGWMRFGYSPGWGGMPPGAQYLQATGQLGQFANWLGYSGAPTAVGAWPYYGAPLSRDQELQNLKAQKEALERQLEALAKRLEELEKGA from the coding sequence ATGGGACACGGATGGAGGAACATGTACTACCTGACGGGGATGCCCGGCTGGATGCGGTTCGGTTACTCGCCCGGCTGGGGCGGGATGCCGCCCGGGGCGCAGTACCTGCAGGCAACCGGTCAGCTTGGGCAGTTCGCCAATTGGCTGGGATATAGCGGCGCTCCGACCGCAGTCGGAGCATGGCCCTACTACGGCGCGCCACTGTCGCGCGACCAGGAGCTCCAGAATCTGAAGGCGCAGAAGGAAGCGCTCGAGCGACAGCTCGAGGCACTCGCCAAGCGCCTGGAGGAGCTGGAGAAAGGAGCGTGA